Proteins found in one Mycobacterium branderi genomic segment:
- a CDS encoding SDR family NAD(P)-dependent oxidoreductase: MLSLTGKVAIVTGAAQGMGAEHARTFVELGARVAITDVRREEGTALAKELGTEAEFFELDVTDPDQWAEVVAGVADKWGPATVLVNNAGVPGPVVHTADLAIDDYLRTIAVDQHGTFFGMRAVIPGMAGAGGGSIVNIASVAGFAHVRHVPNAAYTAAKFAVRGLTRAAAMEYGDHGVRVNCVLPGPVLTPMLAQGSATEAAMKAVGNSVVMKRCAQPREVSNLVAFLASDAASFITGADHFVDGGQAAGW, translated from the coding sequence ATGCTCTCTCTCACCGGTAAGGTCGCCATCGTCACCGGAGCCGCCCAGGGAATGGGGGCCGAGCATGCCCGGACATTCGTCGAACTCGGTGCGCGAGTCGCGATCACCGATGTGCGGCGCGAGGAAGGTACCGCCCTGGCGAAAGAGCTTGGCACTGAGGCCGAGTTCTTCGAACTCGACGTCACCGATCCGGATCAGTGGGCTGAGGTGGTCGCTGGTGTCGCCGACAAATGGGGCCCGGCAACGGTTCTGGTGAACAACGCGGGAGTTCCGGGCCCGGTGGTGCACACCGCGGACCTAGCGATCGATGACTATCTCAGGACGATTGCCGTCGATCAGCACGGGACGTTTTTCGGGATGAGAGCGGTGATACCCGGCATGGCCGGGGCCGGTGGCGGCTCTATCGTGAATATCGCCTCGGTGGCCGGCTTCGCCCACGTCCGGCACGTCCCGAACGCCGCGTATACGGCGGCCAAATTCGCTGTCCGGGGCCTGACCCGGGCGGCAGCGATGGAATACGGCGATCACGGCGTCCGAGTGAATTGCGTTCTGCCGGGGCCGGTTTTGACTCCCATGCTGGCTCAGGGCTCGGCGACGGAGGCCGCGATGAAAGCGGTCGGGAACTCTGTTGTGATGAAACGCTGCGCGCAACCGCGCGAAGTGTCGAATCTGGTTGCCTTTCTGGCCTCCGATGCGGCGTCGTTCATCACCGGCGCGGACCACTTCGTAGACGGCGGTCAAGCCGCCGGTTGGTAA
- a CDS encoding amidohydrolase family protein yields the protein MDKYVDAWVNTPVPAEDVLVQPDELSSNVKKWFHAQEESRNKGSTLDQLIAAMDDCGVDKALMSARMSWHHPDTRPRGPFQPTSGMPDDIFDMFLTELAGAMKRYPDRIYGSVLIDPWGAMRAVRQLERAVIDYGILAARLFPAGHGIPINHPLCYPIYAKCVELDVPVTVNLGLPGPLRPAELQRPMLLDEVLLTFPELKVVGTHIGHPWHLETVALLQKHPNFYLMTSGWAPRYIPDEIIHHLNSRGSLQVMWASDYPLLSIERAVQEAAALPFKSEEIKRRFIHDNCLEVFRIQ from the coding sequence GTGGATAAGTACGTAGACGCGTGGGTCAATACCCCGGTACCGGCCGAGGACGTCCTCGTGCAGCCCGACGAGCTGAGCAGCAATGTCAAGAAGTGGTTCCACGCGCAGGAGGAAAGCCGTAACAAGGGAAGCACACTCGATCAGCTCATCGCCGCCATGGACGACTGCGGTGTCGACAAGGCGCTGATGTCGGCGCGAATGAGCTGGCACCATCCCGACACCCGCCCGCGCGGGCCGTTTCAGCCCACTTCCGGTATGCCGGACGACATTTTCGACATGTTCCTGACCGAGCTGGCCGGCGCGATGAAACGCTACCCCGATCGCATCTACGGCTCGGTGCTGATCGATCCGTGGGGGGCGATGCGCGCGGTGCGCCAGCTCGAGCGCGCCGTCATAGATTACGGAATCCTTGCTGCCCGACTGTTTCCCGCCGGCCACGGGATCCCGATCAACCATCCGCTGTGCTACCCGATCTATGCGAAGTGCGTTGAACTGGATGTGCCCGTCACGGTCAATCTGGGCTTGCCGGGGCCGTTGCGTCCGGCCGAGCTGCAGCGGCCGATGCTGCTCGACGAAGTGCTCCTCACATTTCCCGAACTCAAAGTCGTCGGCACCCACATCGGACATCCGTGGCACCTGGAAACCGTTGCGCTGCTTCAAAAGCACCCGAACTTTTATCTGATGACGTCCGGCTGGGCTCCTCGCTACATTCCCGACGAGATCATTCACCACCTCAATAGCCGTGGCAGCCTGCAGGTGATGTGGGCGTCGGACTATCCGTTACTGAGCATCGAGAGAGCCGTGCAGGAGGCGGCCGCGCTGCCGTTCAAAAGCGAAGAGATCAAGCGACGGTTCATACACGACAACTGTCTCGAGGTTTTCAGAATCCAATGA
- a CDS encoding EthD domain-containing protein, producing MPARIDGLLSVELSASRTRAELAAVFRKSAEQLAQVADLDRSGLIYGVQRVIFGGDGPLQVSFALRRRATMDHGQFSDYWLNVHGRMAREAPRRKAGGYRQLHADLIGSRDIAAAAGFGVADYDGIVSSDHSGVERMKKAFGHPAVSEIALADERRFIDHARSAIGLLRKLL from the coding sequence GTGCCGGCGCGAATCGACGGCCTGCTTTCAGTCGAGTTGAGCGCGTCACGGACGCGCGCAGAGTTGGCGGCAGTGTTCCGCAAGAGTGCCGAACAACTGGCGCAGGTCGCGGACCTGGACCGGTCCGGATTGATATATGGAGTACAGCGGGTCATTTTCGGCGGCGACGGGCCGTTGCAGGTCAGTTTCGCACTGCGCAGACGAGCGACGATGGATCATGGGCAGTTCAGCGATTATTGGCTCAATGTGCACGGCCGGATGGCCCGGGAGGCGCCCCGCAGGAAGGCCGGTGGGTACAGACAGCTGCACGCCGATCTGATCGGCAGCCGCGACATCGCGGCGGCCGCCGGCTTCGGGGTAGCCGACTACGACGGAATCGTGTCGTCCGACCACAGCGGCGTCGAACGGATGAAGAAAGCCTTTGGTCATCCCGCAGTGAGCGAGATCGCGTTGGCCGACGAGCGGCGCTTCATCGACCACGCGCGGTCGGCCATCGGCCTGCTGCGAAAGCTGTTGTGA
- a CDS encoding nitroreductase family protein, with protein MVLKLSTDELLTTTRSVRRRLDFERPVEREVVQECLRLAVQAPSGMNHQRWHWVLVTAPAKKAALADIYRQSFTAVYRPDVVGAMSKDQRRIYESARYLADNLARVPMMLIPCQWRRVDGATVREQAGFWGSLLPAVWSFMLALRSRGLGSCWTAVHLDQERAASSLLGIPYEKCTQAGLFPIAYTIGTDFKPAARGPLEDVVHWDAW; from the coding sequence ATGGTTCTGAAACTCAGCACTGACGAACTGCTCACCACCACCAGGTCGGTGCGGCGGCGGCTGGATTTCGAGAGGCCTGTCGAGCGGGAGGTGGTGCAGGAATGTCTGCGTCTTGCGGTGCAGGCTCCGTCTGGCATGAATCACCAGCGATGGCATTGGGTGTTGGTGACCGCGCCGGCCAAGAAGGCCGCTCTGGCCGATATCTACCGCCAGTCGTTCACCGCGGTGTACAGGCCCGACGTGGTCGGCGCAATGAGTAAAGACCAACGGCGAATATATGAATCCGCACGCTACCTGGCCGACAATCTGGCGCGGGTGCCGATGATGTTGATCCCGTGCCAATGGCGCCGGGTGGACGGCGCGACGGTGCGCGAGCAGGCTGGGTTTTGGGGATCTCTGCTGCCCGCCGTCTGGAGCTTCATGCTCGCGCTGCGCAGCCGCGGGCTGGGTTCGTGCTGGACGGCAGTGCACCTGGACCAGGAGCGGGCCGCCTCGTCCTTACTCGGCATCCCCTACGAAAAATGTACGCAGGCCGGCCTTTTCCCGATCGCATACACGATCGGCACCGACTTCAAACCCGCGGCGCGCGGACCGCTCGAGGATGTCGTTCATTGGGATGCCTGGTGA
- a CDS encoding amidohydrolase family protein has protein sequence MTTITGNRPAATAQESQPDTTQLPGIVSVDDHVVEPPTLWTERMGATKGDAVPHVVRKKVSPGAARSGSDELVWADVWVYEDVEVPLLRAFQAVGMDDTEVDLLPMTLDEVRKGGYDREARLADMDIDGIESAVCFPNNFVRFCGQRFLEAKDKTVALECVRVFNDWLLEEWQGPSDERLISSTIIPLWDVEEAVSEVHRNAARGARAVCFSEIPARLGLPSMYSGYWEPFFAACAETDTVINMHIGSSSTQHTTSQDAPPGVRIANHFSNSAFSLTDWLYCGAFIRHPNLKIAFSEAQAGWIPFLVHRLDNIWSPGRDYRNPEPPLPQPPSTYLADHVYACVFDDVDCLRHLDLLGEDNLCFEADYPHPDGTWPHTRQQAVAFTEGLDTTVRDKILRYNAAKLYRIERVLADAAAPVGVKS, from the coding sequence ATGACAACCATCACAGGAAACCGGCCAGCGGCGACGGCCCAGGAGTCGCAACCCGATACGACACAGCTGCCGGGGATCGTTTCCGTCGACGACCACGTGGTCGAACCGCCGACCCTGTGGACCGAACGAATGGGGGCGACCAAAGGCGATGCAGTCCCGCACGTGGTGAGAAAGAAAGTATCGCCCGGGGCCGCCCGCAGCGGATCAGACGAGCTGGTGTGGGCAGACGTGTGGGTCTACGAGGACGTCGAAGTGCCGCTGCTCCGCGCATTTCAGGCGGTCGGAATGGATGACACCGAGGTCGACCTGCTTCCCATGACATTGGACGAGGTTCGCAAGGGGGGCTACGACCGCGAAGCCCGGTTGGCCGACATGGACATCGACGGTATCGAGTCCGCGGTGTGCTTCCCGAACAACTTCGTGCGGTTCTGCGGACAACGCTTCCTTGAAGCCAAAGACAAGACGGTCGCGCTCGAATGTGTACGGGTATTCAATGATTGGTTACTCGAAGAATGGCAGGGCCCCTCAGATGAGCGCCTGATCTCTTCGACGATCATCCCGCTGTGGGACGTCGAAGAAGCGGTCTCTGAGGTGCACCGCAACGCGGCGAGAGGCGCTCGCGCAGTGTGTTTTTCCGAAATCCCGGCACGGCTCGGGCTGCCGTCGATGTACTCGGGCTACTGGGAGCCGTTCTTCGCGGCGTGTGCGGAGACCGACACGGTCATCAACATGCACATCGGATCGAGCTCCACGCAGCACACGACATCGCAGGATGCCCCACCGGGCGTTCGGATCGCCAACCATTTCAGCAATTCCGCGTTTTCCCTTACCGATTGGCTTTACTGCGGTGCGTTCATCCGTCACCCGAATTTGAAGATCGCGTTCTCCGAAGCGCAGGCCGGCTGGATCCCGTTCCTGGTGCACCGCCTGGATAACATCTGGTCACCAGGCCGCGACTACCGCAATCCCGAGCCCCCGCTGCCCCAACCACCGAGCACGTATCTCGCCGACCATGTCTACGCCTGCGTGTTCGACGACGTCGATTGCCTGCGGCACTTGGATCTGCTGGGGGAGGACAACCTGTGCTTCGAGGCTGATTACCCGCACCCCGACGGTACCTGGCCGCATACCCGGCAACAGGCAGTCGCCTTCACCGAGGGCCTCGACACCACGGTGCGGGACAAGATCCTGCGCTACAACGCCGCGAAGCTCTATCGCATTGAGCGGGTCCTTGCCGACGCGGCTGCGCCGGTCGGCGTGAAATCGTAA
- a CDS encoding zinc-binding dehydrogenase, producing METTAAVLWEANQPLSVEQIELDAPGEGEVLLRMVAAGVCYSDHHFMTGRRTMRLPAVIGHEGAGIVEAVGPGVKGVSVGDHVVQTFVAPCGRCYRCRRRKFTYCEVGLGVADGTMMDGTFRMHRADRAIGTGMRLGSFSQFTVSPETACVVVPSDIDLIHASLVSCGISTGVGAAVNVAAVRAGDSVAVFGAGGVGAAAIAGAIAAGAAAVIAIDIADQKLEMARSLGATHAVNARDTDSVRAVRQATGGYGVDKSILCIDVVRPEHLSAAIDCLDSGGTAVVVGAAESQLDHIPTSPALLMRDSKSVVGTMYGGMDPHRDVLRYLELYRAGRLPLEKFVSKTYPLESINESLDDLIAGRNIRGVVVF from the coding sequence GTGGAAACGACAGCCGCAGTGCTGTGGGAAGCAAACCAGCCCCTCAGTGTTGAGCAAATAGAGCTCGACGCGCCGGGGGAGGGCGAGGTCCTGCTGCGCATGGTGGCCGCGGGCGTGTGCTACTCGGATCATCACTTCATGACCGGGCGCCGCACGATGCGACTGCCGGCGGTGATCGGCCACGAAGGCGCCGGGATCGTCGAAGCGGTCGGTCCCGGTGTGAAAGGGGTGTCGGTCGGCGACCACGTGGTGCAGACCTTCGTAGCGCCCTGTGGACGGTGCTATCGGTGTCGTCGCCGCAAGTTCACCTACTGCGAGGTCGGTCTCGGTGTCGCCGACGGCACGATGATGGACGGCACGTTCAGAATGCACCGCGCCGACAGGGCGATTGGGACCGGAATGCGCCTGGGCAGCTTCAGCCAGTTCACCGTGTCCCCGGAAACCGCTTGTGTCGTCGTACCTTCCGACATTGATCTGATACACGCCTCGCTCGTTAGCTGCGGTATATCGACGGGGGTGGGCGCTGCGGTGAATGTGGCCGCGGTGCGGGCCGGCGACTCGGTCGCGGTGTTCGGCGCGGGGGGAGTCGGAGCCGCCGCGATTGCCGGCGCAATCGCGGCCGGCGCGGCCGCGGTGATCGCCATCGACATCGCTGATCAAAAGTTGGAGATGGCGCGGTCTTTGGGTGCCACGCACGCGGTCAACGCCCGCGACACCGATTCTGTTCGAGCCGTCCGGCAAGCAACAGGTGGGTACGGGGTGGATAAGTCGATCCTCTGTATCGACGTGGTCCGGCCCGAGCATCTCAGCGCAGCCATCGATTGTCTGGATTCCGGTGGCACCGCCGTCGTCGTGGGGGCGGCCGAAAGCCAGCTCGATCACATTCCGACATCTCCGGCATTGCTGATGCGAGACTCCAAGAGCGTCGTCGGAACGATGTACGGCGGTATGGACCCGCATCGCGATGTCCTTCGCTACCTCGAGCTCTACCGTGCCGGGCGGCTGCCTTTGGAGAAGTTCGTGTCCAAAACCTATCCGCTCGAATCGATCAACGAATCGCTCGACGACCTGATAGCCGGCCGAAACATCCGGGGCGTCGTCGTTTTCTGA
- a CDS encoding amidohydrolase family protein translates to MNLDYPMLDADNHYYEQDDCFSRHIEPKFKDQAIRLVELPDTGIRRWALNERFVSFIDRNPADGVLPPGAIAGLFAGKADYSGGGQQPRPAFDEPAYMRRSERLALMDRQNIEAALMIPTMAVLIEADFDDRPDVVCANYRSFNRWLEDEWGYGADGRIYGVPLCTLLDIDWAIEELERVAALGAKLFYLKTGPVGGRSPADTRFDRFWTRVQETGLHPVFHIGDNVFARIYATHWGEEPGRGHGQYSALQHLLCNGERPISDTLAALVLHNLFGRFPDIKVLSVEHGSSWVPQLLKLMDKSAMMARNGEWPFGRLDAKPSEIFRQHVYLTPYPEDDVKHIVDVMGADHVLFGSDYPHPEGVAEPDDFLDFLAGMPDSDIRLIMRDNLAHLLGVSGSR, encoded by the coding sequence GTGAACCTCGACTATCCGATGCTCGACGCGGACAATCACTATTACGAACAGGACGACTGCTTTTCCCGGCACATCGAGCCGAAGTTCAAGGATCAAGCGATTCGGCTGGTGGAGTTGCCGGACACCGGAATTCGCCGTTGGGCGCTGAACGAGCGGTTCGTCAGCTTCATCGATCGCAATCCAGCGGATGGGGTGCTGCCGCCCGGCGCCATCGCCGGACTGTTCGCCGGCAAGGCCGACTACTCCGGAGGCGGGCAACAGCCGCGGCCGGCATTCGACGAGCCGGCCTACATGCGACGCTCCGAGCGCCTGGCTCTCATGGACCGGCAGAACATCGAAGCAGCGCTCATGATTCCGACGATGGCGGTGCTCATCGAAGCCGACTTCGATGACCGTCCCGATGTCGTTTGCGCGAACTATCGGTCCTTCAACCGGTGGCTGGAAGACGAGTGGGGCTACGGCGCGGACGGCCGGATCTACGGCGTGCCGCTGTGCACACTGCTCGACATCGACTGGGCCATCGAAGAACTCGAGCGGGTGGCGGCACTCGGCGCGAAGTTGTTCTACCTCAAGACCGGTCCCGTCGGTGGCCGGTCGCCCGCCGACACCAGATTCGACCGATTCTGGACGAGAGTGCAGGAGACCGGACTGCACCCCGTCTTCCACATCGGAGACAACGTCTTCGCGCGTATCTACGCGACGCACTGGGGAGAAGAGCCGGGCCGGGGACACGGCCAGTACTCGGCCCTACAGCACCTGCTGTGCAACGGAGAGCGGCCGATCAGCGACACGCTGGCCGCGCTGGTCCTGCACAACCTGTTCGGGCGCTTCCCCGATATCAAAGTGCTCAGCGTTGAGCACGGCTCTTCGTGGGTGCCACAACTACTCAAGCTGATGGACAAGTCGGCGATGATGGCCCGCAACGGGGAGTGGCCGTTCGGCAGGCTCGACGCGAAGCCGAGTGAAATCTTCAGACAGCACGTCTATCTCACTCCCTACCCCGAGGACGACGTCAAGCACATCGTTGACGTCATGGGTGCCGACCACGTCCTGTTCGGGTCGGACTACCCTCACCCCGAAGGTGTGGCCGAGCCCGACGATTTTCTCGACTTCCTTGCCGGCATGCCCGACTCGGACATCCGGCTGATCATGCGCGACAATCTGGCACACCTTCTCGGCGTATCCGGCTCGCGATGA
- a CDS encoding SDR family NAD(P)-dependent oxidoreductase: MGQLQDKVAIVTGSSSGIGEAIARRFAAEGAAVVVNSVSSSREGKRLAADLPNAVYVQADVAGESDACRLVAAAVERWGRLDIVVNNAAIGPQLPHADLAGLSDELWQQVLQVNLMGPWYLLRAAEPHLRRHGDGAVVNVTSVAGLRPTENTTTIPYHISKSALNHLTVLLANVFGPEVRVNAVAPGGIETPMWPQPADKLRASVSARTILGRPGQPSEIAEACLLLARPGYITGQILAVDGGMSVKVHR, encoded by the coding sequence GTGGGTCAGCTCCAGGATAAGGTCGCGATCGTCACGGGATCATCGAGCGGCATCGGAGAAGCCATCGCGCGCCGGTTCGCTGCGGAGGGTGCCGCCGTGGTAGTGAACTCGGTCAGCTCGTCCCGCGAAGGGAAACGCCTCGCGGCCGACCTGCCGAATGCCGTTTACGTTCAGGCCGATGTCGCTGGCGAGTCCGATGCCTGCAGGCTCGTCGCGGCCGCAGTTGAACGGTGGGGCCGCCTCGACATCGTGGTCAACAATGCGGCGATCGGCCCGCAGCTGCCCCATGCTGACCTGGCGGGCCTTTCCGACGAGTTATGGCAGCAGGTTCTCCAGGTCAACCTGATGGGACCGTGGTACCTCCTGCGCGCCGCAGAGCCGCACCTTCGGCGCCACGGCGACGGCGCCGTAGTCAACGTCACAAGCGTGGCGGGTCTGCGGCCCACCGAGAACACGACGACAATCCCGTATCACATCTCGAAGTCCGCACTCAACCACCTTACGGTCTTGCTGGCCAATGTATTTGGTCCCGAGGTGCGGGTGAACGCCGTGGCCCCCGGCGGCATCGAGACGCCGATGTGGCCACAGCCGGCGGACAAGCTACGGGCATCGGTGTCGGCGCGCACCATTCTCGGCCGGCCCGGTCAGCCGTCTGAGATCGCCGAGGCGTGCTTGTTGCTTGCCCGGCCCGGCTACATCACCGGACAGATCCTGGCTGTCGACGGTGGCATGTCGGTCAAAGTGCACCGCTGA
- a CDS encoding thiolase domain-containing protein, whose translation MRNTKSCIRVVGAYEHPDRVIPGKSVAQVHGEVAIGALTDAGLQLADVDGYCCAGDAPGLGPVSMAQYLGLKNVTYFDSTDVGGSAPVAHLGHAAAAIAAGKCRVVLITLAGLPRSTASVRTIWEAPEAPFETVYGTTTPALYALAAQRHMYDYGTTSAQLAEIKVAASLHAQHNPHAFMQKPVTVEEVLDSPWVSEPLHRLDCCIVTDGGGALVVAAPEVAKDLSRRGAVLLGHGEALKHSSDGRIDLSYTGAVRSGPQAFEQAGVTPADIDYASIYDSFTITVLMTLEDLGFCEKGKGGVFVSDGGLLSPGGRLPFNTDGGGLCNNHPANRGGVTKIIEAVRQLRGEAHPAVQVPNCEIALVHGTGGTLGSRMGSVTAILGAEE comes from the coding sequence GTGAGAAACACCAAGTCCTGCATCCGGGTCGTCGGGGCATACGAACACCCCGACCGGGTCATCCCGGGCAAGTCCGTTGCGCAGGTGCACGGCGAGGTGGCGATCGGGGCGCTCACCGACGCCGGATTGCAGCTCGCCGATGTCGACGGCTACTGCTGCGCGGGTGATGCGCCGGGCTTGGGGCCGGTATCCATGGCCCAATATTTGGGTCTGAAAAACGTGACCTACTTCGACTCGACGGACGTGGGCGGGTCTGCGCCGGTGGCGCACCTCGGTCATGCAGCAGCGGCGATTGCGGCCGGCAAGTGCCGCGTGGTGCTGATCACGCTGGCCGGCCTGCCCCGCTCCACCGCGTCGGTGCGCACGATATGGGAGGCGCCGGAAGCCCCCTTCGAGACCGTATACGGGACAACCACACCCGCGCTGTACGCGTTGGCGGCTCAGCGGCATATGTACGACTATGGCACCACCAGCGCTCAACTCGCCGAGATCAAGGTGGCTGCATCGCTTCACGCACAACATAACCCGCACGCCTTCATGCAGAAGCCGGTGACGGTCGAGGAGGTCCTCGACTCACCGTGGGTCAGCGAGCCGCTGCACCGGCTGGACTGCTGCATCGTCACCGATGGCGGTGGCGCGCTGGTGGTGGCGGCTCCGGAAGTCGCCAAGGACCTGAGCCGGCGCGGTGCGGTGCTGTTGGGTCACGGCGAGGCGTTGAAACACAGTTCAGACGGACGGATCGATTTGTCGTATACCGGTGCGGTGCGCTCAGGGCCACAAGCCTTCGAACAGGCCGGTGTCACCCCGGCCGACATCGACTATGCGTCCATCTACGACTCGTTCACCATCACGGTGCTGATGACTCTTGAAGACCTGGGATTCTGCGAGAAGGGCAAAGGCGGCGTTTTCGTCTCCGACGGCGGGCTGCTCTCCCCGGGCGGGCGGCTGCCCTTCAATACCGACGGTGGCGGCTTGTGCAATAACCATCCTGCCAACCGGGGAGGGGTAACGAAGATCATCGAAGCGGTGCGCCAGCTACGAGGCGAAGCTCATCCGGCCGTGCAGGTGCCCAACTGTGAAATCGCGCTTGTGCACGGGACCGGCGGCACCCTCGGCAGCCGAATGGGTAGCGTCACAGCCATTTTGGGTGCAGAGGAGTAA
- a CDS encoding Zn-ribbon domain-containing OB-fold protein: MADRSNLPAPAPLVNPETEPFWRAADAGQLLLKRCSSCDATIWYPRDLCPECGSFNTEWFEGSGRGTVYSFTVNHKGDGVYRGEPYVLAYVELQEGPRVMTNIVGVDPADVRIGMPVKSVFAKTGEGSALLRFEPVPPA, from the coding sequence ATGGCGGATCGGTCGAACTTGCCCGCGCCTGCCCCGCTTGTCAATCCGGAAACCGAACCCTTCTGGCGCGCTGCGGATGCGGGACAGTTGTTGCTGAAGCGGTGCAGCAGCTGCGACGCCACGATCTGGTATCCCCGCGATCTGTGCCCTGAATGTGGCAGCTTCAACACCGAGTGGTTCGAAGGCTCCGGACGTGGAACGGTGTACAGCTTCACGGTGAACCACAAGGGTGATGGTGTCTACCGCGGTGAGCCCTACGTACTGGCTTACGTGGAGCTGCAAGAGGGGCCGCGGGTGATGACGAACATCGTCGGTGTCGATCCCGCTGATGTCCGGATCGGGATGCCGGTGAAGAGCGTGTTCGCCAAGACCGGCGAAGGCTCAGCGCTGCTGCGTTTCGAACCGGTGCCACCGGCCTGA
- a CDS encoding SDR family NAD(P)-dependent oxidoreductase produces the protein MTASERKAGCAVVTGAARGIGLATARRLAQEGASVVLVDMDPQETARAAAQLDREGLAVQTAVVDLSDLDAATDAARDLLLHRADLKYWVNNASMTPTGHDASFAAGVHGSLILTGALCRVIAPSICERGGAIVNVASLAAFTASGSDWYSAAKAGVLGLTRELAVQYAPSLRVNAVAPGIIKTDRTTRYRDDPVLSARIETELPMRRLGEPAEVASVVSFLLSDDASYVTGATIVVDGGLAVRGMK, from the coding sequence ATGACCGCGAGCGAGCGAAAAGCCGGATGCGCTGTCGTCACCGGCGCCGCCCGCGGTATCGGGCTGGCGACGGCCCGCCGACTCGCGCAGGAGGGCGCATCAGTTGTCCTCGTCGACATGGACCCGCAGGAGACCGCGCGAGCCGCGGCGCAGCTGGACCGAGAAGGCCTGGCAGTGCAGACAGCAGTCGTTGATCTCAGTGACCTCGACGCCGCGACGGATGCCGCCCGCGACCTGCTTCTGCACAGGGCAGATCTCAAGTACTGGGTGAACAACGCCAGCATGACACCCACCGGCCACGACGCGTCCTTCGCGGCAGGCGTGCACGGCTCGCTCATCCTCACCGGTGCGCTGTGCCGCGTCATCGCTCCGTCGATCTGCGAACGCGGTGGCGCCATCGTGAACGTCGCCTCGCTGGCCGCGTTCACCGCCTCGGGCTCGGACTGGTACTCGGCCGCCAAAGCCGGTGTGCTCGGCCTGACGCGGGAACTCGCCGTGCAGTACGCGCCGTCACTACGGGTGAACGCGGTCGCGCCGGGGATCATCAAAACGGATCGAACAACGCGGTACCGCGACGACCCCGTCCTGAGCGCGCGGATCGAGACCGAGTTGCCTATGCGTCGGCTCGGCGAACCCGCAGAGGTTGCCTCCGTCGTGAGTTTCCTGCTCAGCGACGACGCCAGCTATGTAACCGGCGCGACGATCGTGGTCGACGGCGGGCTCGCCGTACGCGGCATGAAGTGA
- a CDS encoding SDR family NAD(P)-dependent oxidoreductase — protein MTALLDGRVAVVTGAGRGIGASIARLLAGEGARVVVNDLGASVDGVGGDDSPAASVVKEIRESGGEAVANLNDIADFDKAGELVTQAIDTYGKLDVVVNVAGILRDKMIFNMAPEDWDAVIRVHLRGAFNLTRHSSSYWRGLRRPDGHFRLIHFTSGSGLHGAAGQPNYAAAKMGVVGLTYSCAHALQKYGVTTNAISPAATTRMGASVPADRQASRPSAMQQGSDEMSPDNVAPAVAYLASERSDWCNGQVLLAAGYQIGLFNVPQVIREIVSPGPWDLPTAFHMIEAAFRPVAQENRIPALGIGRANDGAAEPSAAAQAR, from the coding sequence GTGACTGCACTGCTAGATGGACGGGTGGCGGTGGTGACCGGCGCCGGGCGCGGAATCGGTGCCAGCATTGCGCGGCTCTTGGCCGGCGAGGGTGCCCGGGTGGTGGTGAATGACCTTGGTGCATCGGTCGATGGAGTCGGCGGTGACGACAGCCCGGCCGCCAGCGTGGTGAAGGAGATCCGCGAGAGTGGCGGCGAAGCCGTGGCCAACCTGAACGACATCGCGGACTTCGACAAGGCCGGCGAGCTGGTCACGCAGGCCATCGATACCTACGGGAAGTTGGACGTCGTCGTCAACGTCGCGGGCATCCTGCGCGACAAGATGATCTTCAACATGGCCCCGGAGGATTGGGACGCAGTTATCCGGGTCCATCTGCGGGGAGCGTTCAACCTCACCCGGCACTCCTCAAGCTACTGGCGGGGGCTGCGGCGCCCGGACGGGCACTTTCGGCTCATCCATTTCACCTCCGGGTCGGGTCTGCACGGCGCCGCCGGACAGCCGAACTATGCGGCCGCGAAGATGGGCGTCGTCGGGTTGACCTATTCATGCGCCCACGCGCTGCAGAAGTACGGGGTGACGACGAACGCGATCAGCCCCGCGGCCACCACCCGGATGGGCGCCAGCGTGCCGGCGGACCGTCAGGCATCCCGGCCCAGTGCCATGCAGCAAGGCTCAGACGAGATGTCCCCCGACAACGTCGCCCCCGCGGTGGCGTACCTGGCCAGCGAACGCTCAGACTGGTGTAACGGTCAGGTCCTGCTCGCCGCCGGCTACCAGATCGGGCTGTTCAACGTGCCGCAGGTGATCCGGGAGATCGTGTCGCCCGGTCCGTGGGACCTGCCGACTGCATTCCACATGATCGAAGCGGCGTTTCGCCCAGTGGCGCAAGAGAATCGGATTCCGGCTCTGGGTATCGGACGGGCCAACGACGGTGCGGCTGAGCCGTCGGCGGCAGCACAGGCGCGGTGA